The following DNA comes from Stigmatella erecta.
ACCTCGCGCCAGGTGGTGCTCTACCAGCCGCCCGTCTCCGGCCCCTGCCCCCTGGTGGTGGTGCTCGACGGGCTCGACTACCTGAAGCTCGCCAGCCTCACCACCGTGGTGGACAACCTCATCCACGCAGGCCGCATCCGCCCCGTGGCGCTCGCGATGGTGGCCAACGGCGGCCCGGCCCGCACCGTGGAGTACTTCTGCAGCGAGGCCACCCGCTACTTCCTCCTGCGCAAGGTGCTGCCCCTGGCCCACGAGAAGCTCCAGCTCGTGGACGAGCAGCGCCAGCCCGGCGTCCACGGCGTGCTGGGCGCCTCGCTCGGCGGCCTCATGGCCCTGTACATGGGCCTGCGCTCCCCGGAAGTCTTTGGCCACGTGCTCAGCCAGTCGGGCGCCTTCGCCATCCCCGGCGAGGGGGACACCAACGTCTTCCCGCTTGCCCGGGTGCCTCCCACCGCCCCGCTCCAGGTGTGGATGGACTGTGGCGTCTTCGAGCAGCTGCGCGAGGGCAACCAGCGCATGCTCCCCGTGCTCACCGAGGCCGGGCACCGCGCCGAATACTGGGAGTACAACGGCGGCCACAGCTACGCGGCCTGGCGCGACGACATCTGGCGCGGCCTGGAGTGGCTCTTCCCGCCTCAGAACCTGAAAAATTCCAGACGCGCTGGAGCTAAATAAGCACCTGCGGCATGCTCGCGGCGTCTCGCCTTCCCCCGCCACCGCCGTGCCGAAACACCCTTTCATCCCCCCGGTGGCTCCTCCGGGAAGCCCGCCTGCCGCCGGCCGGGAGGAGCCCTCTCCCCTGGAGACGGCCCCCACCCTGCCGGGACGCACGTCGCCCCCGGCGGTGGACCTGCCCACGCTGCCCCTGCCCGCGCTGGAGGCGGACCGCTACGCGCTGCACGGGGAGCTGGCGCGCGGGGGCATCGGCCGCATCTTCCGCGCGAGGGACCGGCGCCTGGACCGGCCCGTGGCCATCAAGGAGCTGCTCGTCCCCGGCCAGGACACCGAGGCGCGCTTCATCGCCGAGGCCCTCGTCACCGCGCGCCTCCAGCACCCCTCCATCGTCCCCGTCTACGAGGCGGGGCGCTGGCCCACCGGCGAGCCCTTCTTCGCGATGAAGCTCGTGGCGGGCCGCTCGCTGGCGGACCTCCTCGCCGGGAAGAAGCCGCTCCAGGAGCGGCTCGCGCTGCTGCCCCACGTGCTCGCGGTGGCCGAGGCCATCGCCTACGCCCACTCCGAGCGCATCATCCACCGCGACCTCAAGCCGGCCAACGTGCTGGTGGGCGGCTTCGGGGAGACGGTGGTCATCGACTGGGGGCTCGCCAAGGACCTGGGCCGCGAGGGCGCCGAGCCCGAAGCCGCTCCCCAAACCGAGCCATCTCCCTCCCAGGAGGGGAGCCTCACGCGGCAGGGCACCGTCATCGGCACCCCGGCGTACATGCCCCCGGAGCAGGCCGCGGCCCGCCCCGTGGACGAGCGCGCGGATGTGTACGCGCTGGGCGCCATCCTCTACCACCTGCTCGCGGGCGCGCAGCCCTACGACGGCGGCTCCTCGAATGAAATCCTGGACCAGGTGGTGAAACGCCCGCCCCTGGCGCTCGGGGAGCGCCAGCGCGGGATTCCCGAGGACCTGCTCACCCTGGTGGCCAAGGCGATGGCGCGCGAGCCCGCCCAGCGCTACGCCACCGCGCGCGAGCTGGCGGAGGACCTGCGGCGCTTCCAGACGGGGCAGATCGTCGGCGCCCACGTGTACTCGCTGCGCGAGCGGACGCTGCGCTTCGTGCGCCGCTACCGCTCGGCGGTGGCGGTGACGGGGGTGGCGCTGCTGGTGCTGGCCAGCGTGGGCACGGTGAGCGTGCGGCGCGTCATCGCCGAGCGGGACCGGGCCGAGCGCAAGCAGGCGGAGGCCGAGGCGGCCCGGAGCGACGCGGAGCGCACGCGGCGGCTGGCCCTGGAGCGGGCCGATGAGCTGACCCTGCTCCACGCCCGGGCCTCCGTGGAGAAGGACCCCAACGAGGCCATCACCTGGCTGCGCAGCCTCTCGCCCCAGTTCACCCGGTGGCCCGCGGTGCGCCTGCTCGCCGCGGAGGCCCAGGCGCGCGGCCTGGCCACCGTGCTGCGCGGCCACACGCAGACGCTCGACGACATGGCCTTCACCCAGGACGGCCGGCGCCTCGTCTCGTGCAGCGATGACCACACCGTGCGCGTCTGGGAGCTGGCGCGGGGCGAGTCCCGCGTCCTCACCGGGCACACGGACGAGGTGTGGCGGCTGGAGCTCTCGCCGGATCAACGCTTCGCCGTCACCGCCAGCAAGGACCGCACCGCGCGCCGGTGGGAGCTGGACACGGGGCAGAGCCAGGTGTTCGCGGGCCACACGGGGCCCGTGGACGGCATCGCCCTCACCCCGGACGGGCGGCACCTGCTCACCAGCAACCGGGGCGATGACCTGCTGCGGCTCTGGAACGTGGCCACCGGCACCCTGGAGCGGACCTTCAAGACGGGGATGGGCCCGCTCGGCCAGCTCAAGATTTCGCCGGAGGGGCGGTATGTCCTCGTCCACTCCCTGCGGCAGCCCCGGGCGCAGCTCTGGGACCTGAAGCAGGGCACCTCGCGCACGCTGGAGCACGGGGGCACCTTGCGCGTCATCGCCTTCTCCCCGCGCGGGGATACGGCCGTGACGGGCGGCGAGGATCAGACCCTGCGCCTCTGGGACGTGCGCACCGGCCAGGCCCGGGTGCTGGGCGAGAAGCTCGGCGTGCTCTGGGCCCTGGCCTACGCCCCGGACGGCAAGTCCCTGGCGGCGGGCACGGCCGAGGGCCACGTGCGGCTGTGGGAGCTGGCCACCGGCCAGGACCGGCTGCTGGGCCAGCACGAAGGGCGCGTCAACCGGCTCACCTTCTCCCCGGATGGCCAGCTCCTGGCCTCCGGCAGCGATGACCGCACGGCCCGGGTGTGGGAGCCCCGCGCGGGCCTGAGCCGCACGCTGCACGGCCACACGAGCGCGGTGCACCTCATCGCCTTCACCCCCGAGGGGCGGCAGCTCGCCGCGAGCGGCTACGACGGGACGGCCCGCATCTACGACCTGAGCACCGCCGCCGGCCGGGTGCTGGCCCGGGCCCAGGCGCCCCTGCGCACCCTGGCGGTCTCCCCGGCGGGGCGGCACCTGGCTGCCGCGGGCACGGACGGCTCCCTGCGCCTCATCGATGCGTCCACCGGAAGCACCCACCTGCTGGAAGCCACCAGCCCGGAGGGCGCCCGCAGGGCCCCGCTGGAGTTCTCCCCCGAGGGGCAGTGGCTGGCCCAGGGGAGCCGCTCGGGCAAGATTCAACTGTGGGAGGCCGCCACGGGCCGCGCCCTGCGCGCGCTGGAGGGCCACGCGGCCTCGGTGTCCGCGCTGGCCTTCTCCGGGGCCCACCGCCAGCTCGCCTCCGCGGACCTGACGGGCGAGGTGCGCCTGTGGGAGCTGGCCACCGGCCAGGGCCGCGTCCTGGGAAGACACGCGGGCGCCGTGCAGCGGCTCACCTTCTCGCCGGACGGAAACCTCCTCGCCTCGGGGAGCGTGGACGCCACGGTCCGGCGGTGGGACCTGCGCCAGGGCGGCTTCCAGGAGCTGCGGGGCCACGAGGACGCGGTGGGCCCGCTGCGCTTCTCCCCGGATGGGCGGCAGCTCGCCAGTGGCGGCATGGACCACACGCTGCGCCTGTGGGATTTCGCGCGCGGCCAGGGGCTCCGGGTGGACGTCAGCGGCAATGGCGTCCTGGAGCTGCTGCAAGCCCCGGACAAGCAGCTGATCAGCGCCAGCCTGAAGGACAGCATGGTGCGGCGCTGGGAGGACGGCACGGGCAAGGCCCTGCCCCCGCTGCGGGGGCACCAGGGGGACGTCACCGGGCTGGCGCTCTCCCCGGATGGGCGGCGCCTGGCCTCGGCGAGCGCGGACCGGACGGTGCGGCTGTGGGACCTGGAGAGCGGCGAGAGCCGGGTGCTCCGGGGACACGCGGCGCGGGTGACGGGCGTGGGCTTCCTGGATGACCAGACCGTCGTCTCCCTCAGCGAGGACGGCACGGTGCGGCTCTGGCCGGACGAGCTGCCCATGAGCCCCAAGGCCCTGCGCGCCTGGCTGGAGCAGGCGGCGGCCCCCCCGCCCTGAAACCACCGGGAGGCAGGGGGGGGATTGAACCCCGGTCCCCCGCTCCCGGTGGCAGGCGGGACCTACTGGTGCAGCACCCAGTGCAGGGAGTTGTTCAGCAGCGTCCGGGCCACGTTGGCCGGGACCGTGGGGCCGATGTGCGGCACCCCGTTGTAGGGCGTCGTGTCGATGCCGTTGTAGAAGCCCAGGTTGATGGTGACGACCCGGCCGCCCTGCCCGTTGGCGTTCTCGGAGGCCGTGAGGACCGGCCCCACGGAGGCACCGCTGTGGGCGCGCACCGCCGAGCCGAGCACCGTGGGGGGCCCGGACGTCTTGGCCTGCTTCACATCGATGTCGAGCGGGTAGAGGAACGACGTCCCCCCGATGCCCGCGACGACCGGATGGCTCGAAGCGGGAATGCTCACGGTGTGCAGCGCGATGTCCCCGTTGCTCACGTGCGTCAGCCGCGTCAGGGCTTCCCACCCCGCCCGGGTCGCGCCGGCCTGCTGCGTCCAGGTGATGTCATCTCCCGTGACGACCACCCCGCCCCCCTGCGCGGAGAAGGCGCTGAGCGTGGAGGCGGTGACGGCGCTCTCCACGGGCGCGGTGAAGGTCAACAGCAGGACGGCGCCGTAGCCCTGCACCTGCGCGGGCGTCAGCCCCCCGGAGCCGATCTCCAGCCCCGTATAGGGAACCCCCAGCGCGCCCAGGTAGCTCTGGACCAGGGCATACTCCTCGCTGCCCCCCGCCCACACCGAGGGCTGGTAGGCCAGCAGGACCTTGGGCGAGGAGCCCTCCTCGCAGATGTCCCGGTCTCCCAGCGGGTTGAGGTGGCCCTCGGCATTGCCCGTGAGGGACTTGGCGTAGATGCCGCCATCGAAGCTGCCGTTGGTGAAGTTCACGTGGGCGTTCGGGGCGAGCAGCGTGCCCCACAGGCCGTAGCCCTGGGCGTTGATGGACGTGGCATCCACGAAGTTGAAGAGCACGCCCCGCTGATCGATTCCGCCACTGAACGCGTGGCCACCGGCCAGCGTGGCCGAGGCGCCGTGGATGTTGAGCACCGCCAGGGAGCCGGCGGGCGCATCGATGGACAGCAGCACGGCGCCGGTGAAGTCACTGGCGTTCACGTGGAACACGTTCACGTCCGGCGAGGTGCCGTTCAGCATGAGGCCGCCCCAGGACTCGCGCCGGGTCATCCCGTTGACCGGCAGGCCGGCGAGCCGCGTGGACAGCGCGCGAAGCTCCGCACCCCGCGCGGCGAAGTCCACGGGGGTGCCCTGGGCAGGCGCGCCCCGGACATACGTCACGTTGCTGGGGTTGTAGGTGCCCCCGTAGGCGGCATCGCCCCAGACGCCACCGTGGGAGAGCGTCAGGTTACCGCCCGCCACCAGCACCGGCGCGGTGTCCGAGGACGGCAGCCGCCAGCCCACGGAGAAGTTCGTCATGGAGATGTTCCCCCCGGCGGCCACCCGGCCCTCCACGTCCGTGCCCAGGGCGTAGTCGCCCGTCAGGAACACGTTGTAGTCATTCAGGCGGACCTCGATGCACGTGGGCGGGGGCTGGCACACCAGCTCCACCATCTCCGAGGCGGTGTTGTTGCCCTCGCTGCACTCCACCTCGCGCCCGTGGCCCGTGCCGTCATCATCCGCCACGGCGAAGATGGGCAGCGGCCCCCCGGGGATGGGGTCCACCACGATGGACGCCACGGCCTGGCCGCCGGCGGGGATGCCCTCCGCCAGCGTGGCCACGCCGAGCACGGAGCCCTGCGGGCCCGCCGTGACGGCATAGAAGGTGACCCGGAGGCCCGGGGCCACGGCGGCAGGCCCCGCGTTGGCCACCTGGGCGCTCAGCGTGAAGCGCTGCGACGCCACATCGCACGTGCCCGACACCTGGGAGGTGATGAGGTCCACCGGCCCAGGGCAGGAATCGCACACGTTGCCCAGCCCGTCGCCGTCCGAGTCCGTCTGGTCCGGGTTGGGCAGGGTGGGGCAGTTGTCGTTCTCGTCACAGGCGCCATCGCCATCGACGTCCGTGCACTCGTCGCACGCATCGCCGAAGCCGTCGCCATCCGAGTCCGTCTGGTCCGGGTTGGGCACCGACAGGCAGTTGTCATCCTCGTCCAGCACCCCGTCGTTGTCGCTGTCGCTGGAGAAGCCGTTGCGGCAGCACACCACGCCGCCCGTGGAGGGCTTGGAGTGCACGATGGTGAAGGTCTCGCAGTAGCCCGTGTCGTCGGCGGCGCCCGGCAGGTTGCAGGACCAGCCCTGGCCCCCGATGGCACTGCACAGGTTCGCCGAGAACCGGTTGAGCGGGTTGCACGCGCCGGAGGGGATGTCGCCGTAGTTGCCGCAGCCGAACACGTCGTTGGAGACCTGCTCCGTCTGCAGACACCCCGGCTGGCAGGTGCGCGAGCTGCACGCACTGTCGGCCCGCGTCCCGGTGGCGCACTCGCCGCAGCCGGTGCTGCTCTGGCGGGTGAGGAACAGGAGCGGCGGATCGCCGGGCCGCGTCGCGCCCCCACATCCGGACACCGAGGCATTCTTCACGTCATTGGCGTCCAGGCACACGTGCCAGCCGGGGGCGCACAGGTCGGCCACGTTGCAGCCCGCGCCCGAGGGGTTGGTGCTGTCATCTCCCGCCGCGCGGCCGCAGGCGGGGTTGCGCGTGTCCTGCGGCGTCAGGCCCGGACAGGAGGGGGCCTCCTCCGGGGCGAACAGCGACACGCCGGGCACCGTCCACGCGCCGCTACAGCCGGCGATGTGGGGGTAGGCCCCGGAATCCACGAACCCCTCGCGCTGGCCGTCCGCGCAACCACTCGCGTTCACCGAGGCCGAGACGGCCGAGGGATTGGCTTGCGCCGAATCCCCCGGGTCCTGCGTGGGGCCACAACCCAAGACAAACAATTCAAGCGAGAGGAGTGCTGAGAGAACACCCCGTGAAAGCTGCTTTGAAAGCATATGCCGTCCAGGGCCTTTGACAACTCACGCCCTGAATCAACACATCACTCTTTGTGTTCAACCCCGTCAAGGAGTTCCCGGCTCAATGCGGCGCGTCGATGAAGGGACGAGCCTGGACAATCCAGACTTTATTGCCTTCCAGTACCCATTCAATATCGAGCGGCCCGCTGCCGGGGAACACCTTCACCAGCTTCGCCGCCACGAGCGACAGCTCCCGGGCGCGCACCTCCGAGAGCACGGGCTCCTCCGCCCCCGTGGGCACTTCCTTGATTCCACCCTGCGCGTCGAACACGAGCATGGTGGCGTCCTCCGAGCGAGACATCACCCGCGCCCCCGGGTAACGGATGTCATACAGCACCTGCTCGGGCACGGTGGTGCCCGACACCACGCTCAGCCCCAGCCCCCGCTTCGCATTGATGGTGAAGGTATGATTGTCACTCAAATCATACAGGTTCTTCGTCACCAGCACGCCGGCGGAGGTGGCGTTGACGCCGGCCTGCACCAGCACGGCCGAGAACACGGACGCGGGAGGAATGCCGAAGCGGCGGCGCTCCTCCATGGCGTGGAAGTTCCACAGCGAGGCCCAGACCTGCTTGATGGCCGCGCCCAGGGCTTCGCGCCCCACCACGTTGGGCACCGTGTCGTAGAGGCCCGCGCCGTTGAAGCCCTTCAGGTCCTCGGCATTGGTGGAGGAGCGCACGAAGACGCCCGCGCCGCCGAGCCGCTCGCGCACGTGCGCCTCCACCTGGTCCAGCAGCGCCTCGTCGATGGGCGCGGCGGCGATCCGCGCGCGGAAGGCCTCCAGCTGCTCCCGGCGCCAGGCGGCCTCCTCCTGGAAGCGCGGCTCGGCGAGCAGGGCCGCCAGCGCGGTGTCGAGCCCGTGGCGCTTCAGGTGCTCCTGGTAGAAGACGAACGGGATGCCGAACCCCTCCGGCACCGAGACCTCCTGGCCGCGCCGGTAGAGAATCTCCCCCAGGTTCGCCGCCTTGGTGCCGAAGAGCCGGGCATCCCGGACGCGCATCTTCTGGAGGGGGCGCAGGTCGCGCACCTTCAGGTTGGCGGCGGGCACCTGGACCTTGCGCGCGGACTCGCGGGCCCGCTTCCAGGTGGCGGCCTCGCGCTCGGTGGCGGGCCGCAGGATGTGCGTGGCGCCCCGGACGTCGAGCTGCACGAGCTGCCCATCCAGCGCGGCGTAGCGCGTGACGGCGTCCTTGAGCGTGGCGTTGGGGATGCCCCAGGCGCGCGCGCGCAGGTTCACGTGGGACAGCGGGGTGGAGAAGCGCGTGGAGAGCACACCGGCCACGGGCGGCAGGTCCGGGTAGGACTCCTGGAGGACGACGATGTCCTCGGGCTCGAAGAGGAGCGACTCGTAGGGGGTGCCCTCCGGCACGATGCGCAGGCGCCCGGTGGCCTTGCCCGTGTTGAAGGCCCGGTAGTCGGACTTCTTGTAGAGCGAGTCGCTGGTGACGGTGGGGATGTCGGTCAGCTCCGCGAGCAGGGCCTCCTGGCGCGTGGAGTCCGGCCGGAACGCCAGGTCCTGGATGAAGAACGTCTCCTTCAAGCGCTGCTGGGTGCGGCGCACGTCCGCGGCGCGGATCTTGTCGCTCTCCCAGTAGCTGAAGGTCCACTGCTTCGCGGTGCGGTGGTGGGTGATGTAGCCCAGGATGTAGCTGGGCTTGTCCTCGCGGTAGTTCCGGAAGTAGGCGGTCCGCTCGTCCTCGCTCATGGGCCGGCGCAGGATGGCCCGGATGACGAAGTCCTGGTGCAGCCGGTACAGGTTGACGTCGAAGAAGTAGACGCGGTTCGTCTTCACGTCGATGAGGAACTTGCCGATCTCCTCGCTCTCCACCGGGTGGGCGTAGAGCGAGAAGGTGGCCTCGTCGCGGATCTCGTGCACGTAAGGGGGGTGCTTCCGGGGGGCCCCGGCCGCGGAGGGCAGGGCCAGCAGGAGTCCCAGCAGCACCAGGAAGGGGGCGGACTGTCGCATGGCGCACGCACTCTAGCGTCCCAGGCCCACGGCCCGTGAGCGGGGGCCCCCTCCCACCTTCTGAGAGAATGACGGCTAGCATGGGGAGCCTGCCTGCACGCCCGTCCCAGGAGACCATGAAGCTCTACACCATCGGGTTCACCCAGAAGAGCGCCCAGCAGTTCTTCGAGACGCTGAAGCACGCGGGGGTGAAGAAGCTCGTCGACACCCGGCTGAACACCACCTCCCAGCTCTCCGCCTTCGCCAAGCGGGACGACCTGCGCTACTTCCTCCAGGCGCTCTGCGGGGCCAGCTACCACCCCTTTCCGAGCCTCGCCCCCACGCAAGGGATGCTCGATGACCTCAAGAAGCACCGGGGGGCCTGGGAGGACTACGCGCCCCGGTTCCAGGCGCTGATGCGCGAGCGCCAGGCCATCGAGGCGTTGGAGCACGCCTTCTTCGAGGAGCCCTGCTGCCTGCTGTGCAGCGAGGCGAGCCCGGAGCACTGCCACCGGCGCCTGGTGGCGGAGGCCCTTCAACGCCGGTGGAAGGAGATCGAGATCATCCACCTCTGAAGGTGATACTCCCGGTGCCGTGAGCTCTCCTTTCGACCAGCTCGGCCTCTCGCCGGCCTCCCTCGACGCCCTGCAGCGCGCGCGCTTCAGCCAGCCGACGCCCATCCAGGCGCGGGCCATCCCCCCGGCGCTGGCGGGCAAGGATGTGGTCGGGTGCGCGGCCACGGGCACGGGCAAGACGGCCGCCTACGTGCTGCCCCTGGTGGAGCGCTTCTCGGGGCGCAAGGGGCTCCTGGGGCTGGTGCTGGCGCCCACCCGGGAGCTGGTGCAGCAGATCGCCGAGCCGGTGCGCCTGTTCGCCGAGCCCCATGGATTGACCCACACGGTCATCGTGGGCGGCGAGGACATGGCGGCCCAGGTGGAGGCACTGAAAGAGCGCCCCACGTTCGTGCTGGCCACGCCGGGGCGGCTGGTGGACCTGATGGCCTCCCAGGCGGTGGCGTTTCCCAAGCTGGAGGCGCTGGTGCTGGACGAGGCGGACCGGATGCTGGACATGGGGTTCCAGTTCCAGCTCGAAACCATCCTGAAGGCGCTGCCCCGGCGGCGGCAGACGCTGCTGTTCTCGGCGACGCTGGGGCCAGATGTGACGCGCTTCGTGCGCGAGCGGCTCTACCAGCCGGTGCGCGTGGAGGTCACCCGCAGCGGCACGCCCGCCGAGCGCGCCGAGCAGCGGCTGTACAACGTGAAGGCGGAGGAGAAGTCCGCGCTGCTGCTCACGCTGATGCGGAAGAACGAGGGCACGGCGCTCATCTTCACCCGGACGAAGGAGCGCGCGGACAAGGTCCACAAGGCGCTGCAACGCGCGGGCTACCCGTGCGAGGTGCTGCACGCGGACCGCACGCAGGGCCAGCGCAAGCAAGCGCTGGACGCCTTCCGCCAGGGCACGTGCCGCTGCCTGGTGGCTACGGACATCGCGGCGCGCGGGCTGGACGTGGAGGCGGTGGGGCACGTCATCAACTACGACTTGCCGCACGCGCCGGAGGACTACGTGCACCGCATCGGCCGCACGGCGCGGGCGCAGGCGAGCGGCGTGGCCACCACGTTCGCCACCCCGAGAGACAACCCCACGCTGGCGCGCATCGAGAGCATCATGCGCGCGAAGGTGCCGCGCGTGCCGGTGCCGCGCGAGGACCCCGTCTTCCAGGAGGAGTG
Coding sequences within:
- a CDS encoding PEP/pyruvate-binding domain-containing protein, with amino-acid sequence MRQSAPFLVLLGLLLALPSAAGAPRKHPPYVHEIRDEATFSLYAHPVESEEIGKFLIDVKTNRVYFFDVNLYRLHQDFVIRAILRRPMSEDERTAYFRNYREDKPSYILGYITHHRTAKQWTFSYWESDKIRAADVRRTQQRLKETFFIQDLAFRPDSTRQEALLAELTDIPTVTSDSLYKKSDYRAFNTGKATGRLRIVPEGTPYESLLFEPEDIVVLQESYPDLPPVAGVLSTRFSTPLSHVNLRARAWGIPNATLKDAVTRYAALDGQLVQLDVRGATHILRPATEREAATWKRARESARKVQVPAANLKVRDLRPLQKMRVRDARLFGTKAANLGEILYRRGQEVSVPEGFGIPFVFYQEHLKRHGLDTALAALLAEPRFQEEAAWRREQLEAFRARIAAAPIDEALLDQVEAHVRERLGGAGVFVRSSTNAEDLKGFNGAGLYDTVPNVVGREALGAAIKQVWASLWNFHAMEERRRFGIPPASVFSAVLVQAGVNATSAGVLVTKNLYDLSDNHTFTINAKRGLGLSVVSGTTVPEQVLYDIRYPGARVMSRSEDATMLVFDAQGGIKEVPTGAEEPVLSEVRARELSLVAAKLVKVFPGSGPLDIEWVLEGNKVWIVQARPFIDAPH
- a CDS encoding choice-of-anchor A family protein; this encodes MLSKQLSRGVLSALLSLELFVLGCGPTQDPGDSAQANPSAVSASVNASGCADGQREGFVDSGAYPHIAGCSGAWTVPGVSLFAPEEAPSCPGLTPQDTRNPACGRAAGDDSTNPSGAGCNVADLCAPGWHVCLDANDVKNASVSGCGGATRPGDPPLLFLTRQSSTGCGECATGTRADSACSSRTCQPGCLQTEQVSNDVFGCGNYGDIPSGACNPLNRFSANLCSAIGGQGWSCNLPGAADDTGYCETFTIVHSKPSTGGVVCCRNGFSSDSDNDGVLDEDDNCLSVPNPDQTDSDGDGFGDACDECTDVDGDGACDENDNCPTLPNPDQTDSDGDGLGNVCDSCPGPVDLITSQVSGTCDVASQRFTLSAQVANAGPAAVAPGLRVTFYAVTAGPQGSVLGVATLAEGIPAGGQAVASIVVDPIPGGPLPIFAVADDDGTGHGREVECSEGNNTASEMVELVCQPPPTCIEVRLNDYNVFLTGDYALGTDVEGRVAAGGNISMTNFSVGWRLPSSDTAPVLVAGGNLTLSHGGVWGDAAYGGTYNPSNVTYVRGAPAQGTPVDFAARGAELRALSTRLAGLPVNGMTRRESWGGLMLNGTSPDVNVFHVNASDFTGAVLLSIDAPAGSLAVLNIHGASATLAGGHAFSGGIDQRGVLFNFVDATSINAQGYGLWGTLLAPNAHVNFTNGSFDGGIYAKSLTGNAEGHLNPLGDRDICEEGSSPKVLLAYQPSVWAGGSEEYALVQSYLGALGVPYTGLEIGSGGLTPAQVQGYGAVLLLTFTAPVESAVTASTLSAFSAQGGGVVVTGDDITWTQQAGATRAGWEALTRLTHVSNGDIALHTVSIPASSHPVVAGIGGTSFLYPLDIDVKQAKTSGPPTVLGSAVRAHSGASVGPVLTASENANGQGGRVVTINLGFYNGIDTTPYNGVPHIGPTVPANVARTLLNNSLHWVLHQ
- a CDS encoding alpha/beta hydrolase-fold protein: MDSHLLKERALAEGSPIIDSRSATFVWRGAQRVFVSGDFQDWSEPLPLERVGPGLWARTLELPHDAYVEYAFTDAKGKRVKDPLNPLLVDNGIGGRNHFFYMPGSAPTPLGHRARGVPRGRVTRHKVDTSEFAIGTSRQVVLYQPPVSGPCPLVVVLDGLDYLKLASLTTVVDNLIHAGRIRPVALAMVANGGPARTVEYFCSEATRYFLLRKVLPLAHEKLQLVDEQRQPGVHGVLGASLGGLMALYMGLRSPEVFGHVLSQSGAFAIPGEGDTNVFPLARVPPTAPLQVWMDCGVFEQLREGNQRMLPVLTEAGHRAEYWEYNGGHSYAAWRDDIWRGLEWLFPPQNLKNSRRAGAK
- a CDS encoding WD40 repeat domain-containing serine/threonine-protein kinase — translated: MAPPGSPPAAGREEPSPLETAPTLPGRTSPPAVDLPTLPLPALEADRYALHGELARGGIGRIFRARDRRLDRPVAIKELLVPGQDTEARFIAEALVTARLQHPSIVPVYEAGRWPTGEPFFAMKLVAGRSLADLLAGKKPLQERLALLPHVLAVAEAIAYAHSERIIHRDLKPANVLVGGFGETVVIDWGLAKDLGREGAEPEAAPQTEPSPSQEGSLTRQGTVIGTPAYMPPEQAAARPVDERADVYALGAILYHLLAGAQPYDGGSSNEILDQVVKRPPLALGERQRGIPEDLLTLVAKAMAREPAQRYATARELAEDLRRFQTGQIVGAHVYSLRERTLRFVRRYRSAVAVTGVALLVLASVGTVSVRRVIAERDRAERKQAEAEAARSDAERTRRLALERADELTLLHARASVEKDPNEAITWLRSLSPQFTRWPAVRLLAAEAQARGLATVLRGHTQTLDDMAFTQDGRRLVSCSDDHTVRVWELARGESRVLTGHTDEVWRLELSPDQRFAVTASKDRTARRWELDTGQSQVFAGHTGPVDGIALTPDGRHLLTSNRGDDLLRLWNVATGTLERTFKTGMGPLGQLKISPEGRYVLVHSLRQPRAQLWDLKQGTSRTLEHGGTLRVIAFSPRGDTAVTGGEDQTLRLWDVRTGQARVLGEKLGVLWALAYAPDGKSLAAGTAEGHVRLWELATGQDRLLGQHEGRVNRLTFSPDGQLLASGSDDRTARVWEPRAGLSRTLHGHTSAVHLIAFTPEGRQLAASGYDGTARIYDLSTAAGRVLARAQAPLRTLAVSPAGRHLAAAGTDGSLRLIDASTGSTHLLEATSPEGARRAPLEFSPEGQWLAQGSRSGKIQLWEAATGRALRALEGHAASVSALAFSGAHRQLASADLTGEVRLWELATGQGRVLGRHAGAVQRLTFSPDGNLLASGSVDATVRRWDLRQGGFQELRGHEDAVGPLRFSPDGRQLASGGMDHTLRLWDFARGQGLRVDVSGNGVLELLQAPDKQLISASLKDSMVRRWEDGTGKALPPLRGHQGDVTGLALSPDGRRLASASADRTVRLWDLESGESRVLRGHAARVTGVGFLDDQTVVSLSEDGTVRLWPDELPMSPKALRAWLEQAAAPPP
- a CDS encoding DUF488 family protein, which gives rise to MKLYTIGFTQKSAQQFFETLKHAGVKKLVDTRLNTTSQLSAFAKRDDLRYFLQALCGASYHPFPSLAPTQGMLDDLKKHRGAWEDYAPRFQALMRERQAIEALEHAFFEEPCCLLCSEASPEHCHRRLVAEALQRRWKEIEIIHL
- a CDS encoding DEAD/DEAH box helicase — encoded protein: MSSPFDQLGLSPASLDALQRARFSQPTPIQARAIPPALAGKDVVGCAATGTGKTAAYVLPLVERFSGRKGLLGLVLAPTRELVQQIAEPVRLFAEPHGLTHTVIVGGEDMAAQVEALKERPTFVLATPGRLVDLMASQAVAFPKLEALVLDEADRMLDMGFQFQLETILKALPRRRQTLLFSATLGPDVTRFVRERLYQPVRVEVTRSGTPAERAEQRLYNVKAEEKSALLLTLMRKNEGTALIFTRTKERADKVHKALQRAGYPCEVLHADRTQGQRKQALDAFRQGTCRCLVATDIAARGLDVEAVGHVINYDLPHAPEDYVHRIGRTARAQASGVATTFATPRDNPTLARIESIMRAKVPRVPVPREDPVFQEEWQRHLAAQKDPGPPQKDHGVSKREPSQEPGRHARSHKRKSP